A DNA window from Pseudomonas tohonis contains the following coding sequences:
- a CDS encoding YVTN family beta-propeller repeat protein — MPRLPLTLLGVALLLASGATFAATAYVSNEKDNAISVIDMDTLTVTASLPVGKRPRGLALSSDNRLLYICASDSDTVQVMDLATRQIIKELPSGADPEQFALHPNDRWLYISNEDDALVTVVDTQSSQVLAQIDVGVEPEGMAVSPDGKWAINTSETTNMLHWIDTSTQALVDNTLVDQRPRHVEFDHDGKRLWASAEIGGTVTVVDVATRSIQKTLRFQIKGVHPDKVQPVGVKLTRDGRYAFVALGPANHVAVVDARTLEVLDYLLVGRRVWHLAFSPDEKTLLATNGISGDVSVIDVDSLKVTRSIKVGRYPWGVVVAP, encoded by the coding sequence ATGCCCCGCCTCCCCCTCACCCTGCTCGGCGTCGCGCTGCTGCTGGCCAGCGGCGCCACCTTCGCCGCCACCGCTTATGTGTCCAACGAGAAGGACAACGCCATCAGCGTGATCGACATGGACACACTGACGGTCACCGCCAGCCTGCCGGTGGGCAAGCGCCCGCGCGGCCTGGCGCTGTCCAGCGACAACAGGCTGCTGTACATCTGCGCCAGCGATTCGGACACCGTGCAGGTGATGGACCTGGCCACGCGGCAGATCATCAAGGAGCTGCCCTCCGGCGCCGACCCGGAGCAGTTCGCCCTGCACCCCAACGACCGCTGGCTGTACATCTCCAACGAGGACGATGCGCTGGTCACGGTGGTCGACACCCAGAGCAGCCAGGTGCTGGCGCAGATCGACGTCGGCGTGGAGCCCGAGGGCATGGCGGTGAGCCCGGACGGCAAGTGGGCGATCAACACCAGCGAGACCACCAACATGCTGCACTGGATCGACACCTCGACCCAGGCGCTGGTGGACAACACCCTGGTGGACCAGCGCCCGCGCCACGTGGAGTTCGATCACGATGGCAAGCGCCTGTGGGCCTCGGCGGAGATCGGCGGCACCGTCACCGTGGTCGACGTGGCCACGCGCAGCATCCAGAAGACCCTGCGCTTCCAGATCAAGGGCGTGCACCCGGACAAGGTGCAACCGGTGGGGGTCAAGCTGACCCGCGACGGCCGCTACGCCTTCGTCGCCCTGGGCCCGGCCAACCATGTGGCGGTGGTGGATGCCAGGACCCTGGAAGTGCTCGACTACCTGCTGGTGGGCCGGCGCGTCTGGCACCTGGCCTTCAGCCCCGACGAGAAGACCCTGCTGGCCACCAACGGCATCAGCGGCGACGTCTCGGTGATCGACGTCGACAGCCTCAAGGTGACCCGGTCGATCAAGGTCGGCCGCTACCCCTGGGGCGTGGTGGTCGCCCCATGA
- a CDS encoding ABC transporter ATP-binding protein has protein sequence MNALDVEGLGFDYGPRRALDGVSFALEPGRFTALLGPNGAGKSTLVALLSRLYDLQRGDIRVAGHSLRRQPRLALRQLGVVFQQSTLDLDLSVEQNLRYHAALHGMPRQLAAARIDQELARQGLGERRRDSVRALNGGHRRRVEIARALLHRPRLLLLDEASVGLDPASRQALNHHVRQLCDDEGLSVLWTTHLLDEVRGEDALLVLDQGRLVASGTAGELSATHGGGLAGAFGELTRPRARA, from the coding sequence ATGAACGCCCTGGACGTGGAAGGCCTGGGCTTCGACTACGGCCCACGGCGCGCGCTGGACGGCGTGAGCTTCGCCCTGGAACCGGGCCGCTTCACCGCGCTGCTGGGGCCCAACGGCGCCGGCAAGTCCACCCTGGTGGCGCTGCTCAGCCGCCTCTACGACCTGCAGCGCGGCGACATCCGCGTCGCCGGCCACTCCCTGCGCCGGCAGCCGCGCCTGGCCCTGCGCCAGCTCGGCGTGGTGTTCCAGCAGAGCACCCTGGACCTCGACCTCTCGGTGGAGCAGAACCTGCGCTACCACGCCGCCCTGCACGGCATGCCGCGCCAGCTGGCGGCCGCGCGCATCGACCAGGAGCTGGCGCGCCAGGGCCTGGGCGAACGCCGCCGCGACAGCGTGCGCGCCCTCAACGGCGGCCACCGCCGGCGCGTGGAAATCGCCCGTGCCCTGCTCCACCGCCCGCGCCTGCTGCTGCTCGACGAGGCCAGCGTCGGCCTCGACCCGGCCAGCCGCCAGGCCCTCAACCACCACGTGCGCCAGCTGTGCGACGACGAAGGCCTGAGCGTGCTGTGGACCACCCACCTGCTGGACGAAGTGCGCGGCGAGGACGCCCTGCTGGTGCTCGACCAGGGCCGCCTGGTGGCCTCGGGCACCGCCGGCGAGCTGAGTGCAACGCATGGCGGCGGCCTGGCCGGTGCCTTCGGCGAGCTCACCCGGCCGAGGGCACGGGCATGA
- a CDS encoding ABC transporter permease: MNANAYWQCLRGIVGREWLRFVLQRSRFLSALVRPLLWLLVFAAGFRAALGIAIIDPYATYITYETYIVPGLACMILLFNGMQGSLSMVYDREMGSMRVLLTSPLPRPFLLGAKLLATALVSLLQVYAFLAIAWLYGVQPPAWGLLAALPALLLAALLLSALGLLLSNFIRQLENFAGVMNFVIFPLFFLSSALYPLWKMREASEWLYWLCAANPFSHAVELVRFALYERLNPLALGVCLGLTLVFAVAAVASFNPQHAALRRAG; this comes from the coding sequence ATGAACGCCAATGCCTACTGGCAATGCCTGCGCGGCATCGTCGGGCGCGAATGGCTGCGCTTCGTACTGCAGCGCTCACGCTTTCTCAGCGCCCTGGTGCGGCCGCTGCTGTGGCTGCTGGTATTCGCCGCCGGGTTCCGCGCGGCGCTGGGCATCGCCATCATCGACCCGTACGCCACCTACATCACCTACGAGACCTACATCGTCCCGGGGCTGGCCTGCATGATCCTGCTGTTCAACGGCATGCAGGGCTCGCTGTCGATGGTCTACGACCGCGAGATGGGCAGCATGCGCGTACTGCTCACCAGCCCGCTGCCGCGCCCCTTCCTGCTGGGTGCCAAGCTGCTGGCCACGGCGCTGGTGTCGCTGCTGCAGGTGTATGCCTTCCTCGCCATCGCCTGGCTCTACGGCGTGCAGCCACCGGCCTGGGGCCTGCTCGCCGCCCTGCCCGCGCTGCTGCTGGCGGCGCTGCTGCTCAGTGCCCTGGGGCTGCTGCTGTCGAACTTCATCCGCCAGCTGGAGAACTTCGCCGGGGTGATGAATTTCGTGATCTTCCCGCTGTTCTTCCTCTCCTCGGCGCTCTACCCCCTGTGGAAGATGCGCGAGGCCAGCGAGTGGCTGTACTGGCTGTGCGCGGCCAACCCCTTCAGCCACGCGGTGGAGCTGGTGCGCTTCGCCCTGTACGAGCGGCTCAACCCGCTGGCCCTGGGCGTCTGCCTGGGCCTGACGCTGGTCTTCGCAGTGGCGGCGGTGGCCAGCTTCAACCCACAGCACGCGGCGCTGCGCCGGGCCGGCTGA
- a CDS encoding PQQ-dependent catabolism-associated CXXCW motif protein, with product MRVLIASLLCLPLLFPAAVRADAEPSLFSADGYRTDRYRSPTPAEADHARTLDTAGLRQLLERDPRTKLIDVYRRQFLEGRFIADEPHANLPGSLWLANTGNGELDARWQAYFADNLRKASQGDLQWPLVFYCRSDCWLSWNAQRRAHALGYRNLYWYRDGIDAWEQAGLPLQPAEPVPLP from the coding sequence ATGCGAGTCCTCATCGCCTCACTGCTGTGCCTGCCCCTCCTGTTCCCGGCCGCCGTCCGGGCCGACGCCGAGCCGTCGCTGTTCTCCGCCGACGGCTACCGCACCGACCGCTACCGCAGCCCCACGCCCGCCGAGGCCGACCACGCCCGCACCCTGGACACCGCCGGCCTGCGCCAGCTGCTGGAACGCGACCCGCGTACGAAGCTCATCGACGTCTACCGCCGCCAGTTCCTCGAAGGCCGCTTCATCGCCGACGAACCCCACGCCAACCTGCCCGGCAGCCTGTGGCTGGCCAACACCGGCAACGGCGAGCTGGACGCGCGCTGGCAGGCCTACTTCGCCGACAACCTGCGCAAGGCCAGCCAGGGCGACCTGCAGTGGCCGCTGGTCTTCTACTGCCGTTCCGACTGCTGGTTGAGCTGGAACGCGCAACGGCGCGCGCATGCGCTGGGCTACCGCAATCTCTACTGGTACCGTGACGGCATCGACGCCTGGGAACAGGCCGGCCTGCCGCTGCAACCCGCCGAGCCCGTGCCCCTGCCCTGA
- the agmR gene encoding response regulator AgmR: MYKILIADDHPLFREAIHNVISDGFPDSEVMETADLDSALGLTQEHDDLDLILLDLNMPGMHGLNGLINLRNEAPTIPVVIVSAEQDKQIVLQAITYGAVGFITKSSPRAQMTEAIEQILNGNVYLPSDIIRTQKSSPRRNHQDEHGIPPELLQALTRKQLLVLERMTKGESNKQIAYNLDIAETTVKAHVSAILRKLNVHNRVQAILCAGDIDFAAYLRR; this comes from the coding sequence ATGTACAAGATCCTGATCGCCGACGATCACCCGCTGTTCCGCGAGGCCATCCACAACGTCATCAGCGACGGCTTCCCCGACAGCGAAGTGATGGAGACCGCCGACCTCGACAGCGCCCTGGGCCTGACCCAGGAACACGACGACCTCGACCTCATCCTGCTCGACCTGAACATGCCCGGCATGCACGGCCTCAACGGCCTGATCAACCTGCGCAACGAGGCGCCGACCATCCCGGTGGTGATCGTCTCCGCCGAGCAGGACAAGCAGATCGTCCTGCAGGCGATCACCTACGGCGCGGTGGGTTTCATCACCAAGTCCTCGCCACGGGCGCAGATGACCGAGGCCATCGAGCAGATCCTCAACGGCAACGTCTACCTGCCCTCGGACATCATCCGCACCCAGAAGAGCTCGCCCCGGCGCAACCACCAGGACGAGCACGGCATCCCCCCGGAACTGCTCCAGGCGCTGACCCGCAAGCAACTGCTGGTGCTCGAGCGCATGACCAAGGGCGAGTCGAACAAGCAGATCGCCTACAACCTCGACATCGCCGAAACCACGGTCAAGGCCCACGTCTCCGCCATCCTGCGCAAGCTCAACGTGCACAACCGCGTGCAGGCGATCCTCTGTGCGGGGGATATCGACTTCGCGGCTTATCTGCGGCGCTAG
- a CDS encoding REP-associated tyrosine transposase: MSRYLRSQRAGSYYFFTLVTAKRRPLLTEPSVRHALRNAIQAVRLEQPFRIHGWVLLPDHLHCLWELPPGDTDFARRWSIIKRKVSQSVHLPPTSNSRVARRESGFWQRRFWEHGIRDADDYRRHMDYLHWNPVKHGLVTRVADWPWSSFHRLVREGLYPTGWGGAGEQDGDFGE, from the coding sequence ATGTCGCGCTACCTCCGCTCGCAGCGAGCCGGCTCGTACTACTTCTTCACACTCGTCACCGCAAAGCGCCGGCCGCTCCTGACCGAGCCCTCGGTACGCCACGCGTTGCGCAATGCAATCCAGGCGGTGCGGCTCGAACAGCCGTTCCGCATCCACGGCTGGGTGCTGCTGCCGGATCACCTGCATTGCCTCTGGGAGCTGCCGCCCGGTGATACCGACTTCGCGCGGCGCTGGTCGATCATCAAGCGCAAGGTCAGCCAATCGGTTCACCTGCCACCCACTTCGAATAGCCGGGTCGCACGACGTGAGTCCGGGTTCTGGCAACGACGCTTCTGGGAACACGGCATACGCGACGCGGACGACTACCGCCGGCACATGGACTACCTGCACTGGAACCCGGTGAAACACGGACTGGTCACCCGGGTGGCCGACTGGCCCTGGTCCAGCTTCCATCGCCTGGTGCGCGAAGGCCTCTACCCGACGGGTTGGGGAGGTGCCGGAGAACAGGATGGGGATTTTGGCGAGTAG
- the nahK gene encoding hybrid sensor histidine kinase/response regulator NahK/ErcS' gives MACTSTRPSPVSPSDAAQAMQVADYEARIARLEGENHKLKRINAALIERVESSAARRDDAYAAFQHSVVLAEQVRERTDALNQAMSELKASNQLLSDARLRAETAHQHLVDAIESISDAFVLFDREQRIVLFNSRFKSFWANSRARIISGTRLSEIKRLAESTGLIVEEQRSSDNEHSLYRLQDGRWVQVSERPTREGGLVILYTDITDLKISETMRREQALAQKSRLLQRAVDNLSQGMAMVGAEGTLELWNHRFLELCGLAPIQAHRPFAEVMADSELALLTPQTRDANGRPVRELEQRLFDGRMLEVRTHALPTGGFVNTFTDITERYRHAEALAESERWIRLITDHVPALIAYLNAELVYEFTNKVYEEWYRWPRGGMLGQRLREVHSEEHWRRLEPYVERALSGESVTFEVAETNLNGQERYMLRSYVPNRLASGEVVGIFVLIRDITERRRTAEALHLAYQNLEQRVRERTAELTQLNEQLLREIGERSQVELRLREAKREAEQANLSKTKFLAAVSHDLLQPLNAARLFTSALQEQREQAVSTALVRNISNSLDDVESLLGTLVDISKLDAGVIKPDIAPFAVSELLDNLAVEFRQAAASEGLSLHFVPSSALVRSDIQLLARILRNLLSNAIRYTPSGRVLLGCRRHRQSLSIEVWDSGIGIADDKLKEIFQEFKRGDSQRPKQDRGLGLGLAIVDKIAGMLGHRIQVRSRLGQGSRFCVEVPLAKRAPKARVEASTPEMLVERLRGSRVWVLDNDAAICAGMRTLLEGWGCQVVTALSEEDLARQVDNYHADADLLIADYHLDNGHNGVDAVASINARRGTALPALMITANYSNELRQQMRELGHTLMHKPVRPMKLKAAMNHLIERGG, from the coding sequence ATGGCATGCACATCAACCAGACCTTCACCGGTGTCGCCATCGGACGCCGCCCAGGCGATGCAGGTCGCTGACTACGAAGCACGCATCGCCCGGCTGGAGGGCGAGAACCACAAGCTCAAGCGCATCAACGCCGCGCTGATCGAGCGGGTCGAATCCAGCGCCGCCCGCCGCGACGACGCCTACGCCGCCTTCCAGCACTCGGTGGTCCTGGCCGAGCAGGTGCGCGAACGCACCGACGCCCTGAACCAGGCGATGTCCGAACTCAAGGCCAGCAACCAGCTGCTCAGCGACGCCCGGCTGCGCGCCGAGACGGCCCACCAGCACCTGGTGGACGCCATCGAAAGCATCTCCGACGCCTTCGTGCTGTTCGACAGGGAGCAGCGCATCGTCCTGTTCAACAGCCGCTTCAAGTCCTTCTGGGCCAACAGCCGCGCGCGCATCATCAGCGGCACCCGGCTCTCGGAGATCAAGCGCCTGGCCGAAAGCACCGGGCTGATCGTCGAAGAGCAGCGCAGCAGCGACAACGAGCACAGCCTCTACCGCCTGCAGGACGGGCGCTGGGTGCAGGTCAGCGAGCGGCCCACCCGCGAAGGCGGGCTGGTGATCCTCTACACCGACATCACCGACCTGAAGATCAGCGAAACCATGCGCCGCGAGCAGGCCCTGGCGCAGAAGTCGCGCCTGCTCCAGCGCGCCGTGGACAACCTCTCCCAGGGCATGGCCATGGTCGGCGCCGAAGGCACCCTGGAGCTGTGGAACCACCGCTTCCTCGAACTCTGCGGGCTGGCGCCGATCCAGGCGCACCGGCCCTTCGCCGAAGTCATGGCCGACAGCGAGCTGGCGCTGCTCACCCCGCAGACCCGCGACGCCAATGGCCGCCCGGTGCGCGAGCTGGAACAGCGCCTGTTCGACGGCCGCATGCTCGAAGTGCGCACCCACGCGCTGCCCACCGGCGGCTTCGTCAACACCTTCACCGACATCACCGAGCGCTACCGCCACGCCGAGGCGCTGGCCGAGAGTGAACGCTGGATCCGCCTGATCACCGACCACGTGCCGGCGCTGATCGCCTACCTCAACGCCGAGCTGGTCTACGAGTTCACCAACAAGGTCTACGAGGAGTGGTACCGCTGGCCGCGCGGCGGCATGCTCGGCCAGCGCCTGCGCGAGGTGCACAGCGAGGAACACTGGCGGCGCCTGGAGCCCTATGTGGAGCGGGCGCTCTCCGGCGAGAGCGTCACCTTCGAAGTGGCCGAGACCAACCTCAACGGCCAGGAGCGCTACATGCTGCGCTCCTACGTGCCCAACCGCCTGGCAAGCGGCGAAGTGGTCGGCATCTTCGTGCTGATCCGCGACATCACCGAGCGCCGGCGCACGGCCGAGGCCCTGCACCTGGCCTACCAGAACCTGGAGCAGCGGGTGCGCGAACGCACCGCCGAACTCACCCAGCTCAACGAGCAACTGCTGCGCGAGATCGGCGAGCGCAGCCAGGTGGAACTGCGCCTGCGCGAGGCCAAGCGCGAGGCCGAGCAGGCCAACCTGTCGAAGACCAAGTTCCTCGCTGCCGTCAGCCACGACCTGCTGCAACCCCTGAACGCCGCCCGGCTGTTCACCAGCGCCCTGCAGGAGCAGCGCGAGCAAGCGGTGAGCACGGCGCTGGTGCGCAACATCAGCAACTCGCTGGATGACGTGGAAAGCCTGCTGGGCACCCTGGTGGACATCTCCAAGCTCGACGCCGGGGTGATCAAGCCCGACATCGCGCCCTTCGCCGTCAGCGAGCTGCTCGACAACCTCGCCGTGGAATTCCGCCAGGCGGCCGCCAGCGAGGGGCTGAGCCTGCACTTCGTGCCCAGCTCGGCGCTGGTGCGCAGCGACATCCAGTTGCTGGCGCGCATCCTGCGCAACCTGCTCAGCAACGCCATCCGCTACACCCCCAGCGGCCGCGTGCTGCTGGGCTGCCGGCGGCACCGGCAAAGCCTGTCGATCGAGGTCTGGGACAGCGGCATCGGCATCGCCGACGACAAGCTCAAGGAGATCTTCCAGGAGTTCAAGCGCGGCGACTCGCAGCGGCCCAAGCAGGACCGGGGCCTGGGTCTGGGCCTGGCCATCGTCGACAAGATCGCCGGCATGCTCGGCCACCGCATCCAGGTGCGCTCGCGCCTCGGCCAGGGCTCGCGCTTCTGCGTCGAGGTGCCCCTGGCCAAGCGCGCACCCAAGGCGCGGGTGGAAGCGAGCACCCCCGAAATGCTCGTGGAGCGCCTGCGTGGCTCGCGGGTCTGGGTGCTGGACAACGACGCGGCCATCTGCGCCGGCATGCGCACCCTGCTCGAAGGCTGGGGCTGCCAGGTGGTCACCGCGCTCTCGGAAGAAGACCTCGCCCGCCAGGTGGACAACTACCACGCCGACGCCGACCTGCTGATCGCCGACTACCACCTGGACAACGGCCACAACGGCGTCGACGCCGTCGCCAGCATCAACGCCCGCCGCGGCACCGCCTTGCCCGCCCTGATGATCACCGCCAACTACAGCAACGAACTGCGCCAGCAGATGCGCGAACTCGGCCACACCCTGATGCACAAACCCGTTCGCCCGATGAAGCTCAAGGCCGCGATGAACCACCTGATCGAGCGGGGTGGGTGA
- the nosP gene encoding nitric oxide-sensing protein NosP, which yields MQQHQDEGVVTAMSSATDAEAVAQDLARQLIHPHLGFVLFFCSAEYDLPALGAALEQYFGGIELVGCTSAGEITPNGYGRGCVSAVGFDYRSFSIGCALIDEMERFSLIDAQQLVERLVGDCRSNSLAPIKDHSFALTLLDGLSSREEVVLAALSAAFGSIPHFGGSAGDDNHLTHTHVYHGGQFHTGAAVVVLVNTQLDFEVFSTHHILPSDEKLVVTRADSASRRVFELNAEPAAQEYAQWIGVPLEALDHRLFAAHPLAVRVNDQYYVRSIQRVNDDLSLSFYCAVENGIVLTGMRPGPLLPNLQALFQRLEQRLGPPLLTIGCDCFLRRLEIESDGGVEQTGEFLRRQRVIGFNTYGEQFNGMHINQTFTGVAIGRRPGDAGR from the coding sequence ATGCAACAGCATCAGGACGAGGGCGTGGTCACCGCCATGTCCAGCGCCACCGACGCCGAGGCCGTGGCCCAGGACCTGGCGCGCCAGCTGATCCACCCGCACCTGGGCTTCGTGCTGTTCTTCTGCTCGGCGGAATACGACCTGCCGGCCCTGGGCGCGGCGCTGGAGCAGTACTTCGGCGGCATCGAGCTGGTGGGCTGCACCAGCGCCGGCGAAATCACCCCCAATGGCTACGGGCGCGGCTGCGTCAGCGCGGTGGGCTTCGACTACCGCAGCTTCTCCATCGGCTGTGCGCTGATCGACGAAATGGAGCGCTTCAGCCTGATCGACGCCCAGCAGCTCGTGGAGCGCCTGGTCGGTGACTGCCGCAGCAACTCCCTGGCGCCGATCAAGGACCACAGCTTCGCCCTGACCCTGCTGGACGGCCTCTCCAGCCGCGAGGAAGTGGTGCTCGCCGCCCTCAGCGCCGCCTTCGGCAGCATCCCGCATTTCGGCGGCTCGGCCGGTGACGACAACCACCTGACCCACACCCACGTCTACCACGGTGGCCAGTTCCACACCGGCGCGGCGGTGGTGGTGCTGGTCAACACCCAGCTGGATTTCGAGGTCTTCAGCACCCACCACATCCTGCCCAGCGACGAGAAACTGGTGGTCACCCGCGCCGACAGCGCCAGCCGCCGCGTCTTCGAACTCAATGCCGAGCCCGCCGCCCAGGAGTACGCCCAGTGGATCGGCGTGCCGCTGGAGGCCCTGGACCACCGTCTGTTCGCCGCCCATCCGCTGGCCGTGCGGGTCAACGACCAGTACTACGTGCGCTCCATCCAGCGGGTCAACGACGACCTCAGCCTCAGCTTCTACTGCGCCGTGGAGAACGGCATCGTCCTCACCGGCATGCGCCCGGGGCCGCTTTTGCCCAACCTGCAGGCCCTGTTCCAGCGCCTGGAGCAGCGCCTCGGCCCGCCGCTGCTGACCATCGGCTGCGACTGCTTCCTGCGCCGCCTGGAAATCGAGAGCGATGGCGGCGTCGAGCAGACCGGCGAATTCCTCCGTCGCCAGCGCGTGATCGGCTTCAACACCTACGGGGAACAGTTCAATGGCATGCACATCAACCAGACCTTCACCGGTGTCGCCATCGGACGCCGCCCAGGCGATGCAGGTCGCTGA
- a CDS encoding porin, translated as MYNNKNVTIGFLPLALTTGLALAVMEQAKAEIVLYDKDDTTFSTDGYVNAFYVNSDVDREGEQFDRRQSRVKMGFLPNWIGFNMGKQVDDLKLGARASFWVTINDSETNGTDTAIDVRQFYGTVGSDWGEVLVGKDFGLFARSNILLDEMLAGYGQVSDTLGLVDGGGVSFGNIGSGYPYPFPTSQITYRSPKSDGLRLAVGIMDPVDTNDDSPTGKAYQENPRFESELTYEFELGGAQIYSWLNGGYQTSDNTDPAVDSVTSKGLGYGVQAKMGAFSVVASGFQAKGINPFFTNNAGEATLREVDSDGYLLQGSYRFGKNRLALSYGKTKDDGNGAVNTGADYETRGIALFHDVNDNLKLVAEYNQFEIDGHAGSAQNEDTDTVALGVVLNW; from the coding sequence ATGTACAACAACAAGAACGTCACCATCGGATTCCTGCCCCTCGCCCTCACCACCGGCCTGGCCCTGGCCGTCATGGAACAGGCCAAGGCCGAGATCGTCCTCTACGACAAGGACGACACCACCTTCTCCACCGACGGCTACGTCAACGCCTTCTACGTCAACAGCGACGTCGACCGCGAAGGCGAGCAGTTCGACCGTCGCCAGTCGCGGGTGAAGATGGGCTTTTTGCCCAACTGGATCGGCTTCAACATGGGCAAGCAGGTGGATGACCTCAAGCTCGGTGCCCGCGCCTCCTTCTGGGTGACCATCAACGACAGCGAGACCAACGGCACCGACACCGCCATCGACGTCCGCCAGTTCTACGGCACCGTCGGCAGCGACTGGGGCGAGGTGCTGGTGGGCAAGGACTTCGGCCTGTTCGCCCGCTCCAACATCCTCCTCGACGAGATGCTCGCCGGCTACGGCCAGGTCAGCGACACCCTCGGCCTGGTGGATGGCGGCGGCGTCTCCTTCGGCAACATCGGCAGCGGCTACCCCTATCCGTTCCCCACCTCGCAGATCACCTATCGCAGCCCCAAGAGCGACGGCCTGCGCCTGGCGGTCGGCATCATGGACCCGGTGGACACCAACGACGACAGCCCCACCGGCAAGGCCTACCAGGAGAACCCGCGCTTCGAATCCGAACTCACCTACGAGTTCGAGCTGGGCGGCGCGCAGATCTACTCCTGGCTCAACGGCGGCTACCAGACCTCGGACAACACCGACCCGGCGGTCGACAGCGTCACCTCCAAGGGCCTGGGCTACGGCGTGCAGGCGAAGATGGGTGCCTTCTCGGTGGTCGCCTCCGGCTTCCAGGCCAAGGGCATCAACCCCTTCTTCACCAACAACGCCGGCGAGGCGACCCTGCGTGAAGTCGACAGCGACGGCTACCTGCTGCAGGGCTCCTACCGCTTCGGCAAGAACCGCCTGGCGCTGTCCTACGGCAAGACCAAGGACGACGGCAACGGCGCGGTGAACACCGGTGCCGACTACGAGACCCGTGGCATCGCCCTGTTCCACGACGTCAACGACAACCTCAAGCTGGTCGCCGAATACAACCAGTTCGAGATCGACGGCCACGCCGGCTCCGCACAGAACGAAGACACCGACACCGTCGCCCTCGGCGTGGTGCTCAACTGGTAA